The Chlorocebus sabaeus isolate Y175 chromosome 14, mChlSab1.0.hap1, whole genome shotgun sequence genome segment GTAGGTATATGTTTAGTGTTAGTAGGTATTTCCAAGTAAGTTTCCAAAGAGCTCCTATCAATTCTCACTCCCTCCAACAGCCTAGGGACATCTCCCCACAACACAACGTTACGCATCCCTAAATGCAGCCGTTCTGGTggtgggaggtgtgtgtggtggtgactTGCACTGTTAAAAATCTTctaaatgggccgggcgcggtggctcaagcctgtaatcccagcactttgggaggccgagacgggtggatcacgaggtcaggagatcgagaccatcctggctaacccggtgaaaccccgtctctactaaaaaatacaaaaaactagccgggcgaggtggcgggcgcctgtagtcccagctactcgggaggctgaggcaggagaatggcgtaaacccgggaggcggagcttgcagtgagctgagatccggccactgcactccagcctgggcgacagagcgagactccgtctcaaaaaaaaaaaaaaaaaaaaaaaaatcttctaaatgTTGCTTGACTTTCAGAGCAGGGTAGCAGTACTAGCCAGCCTCAATGAGCACCCCAAAAGCAGAGTCCTCCTACTTGCAGTGAGCCCCTGAATGCCATGCCTCCTGCCAGACTGCACAAGGAAACATCTGCCCTCCAGGAGCACCCAGGGTGGCAGGAAGCCAGACAGATACCTGCTGTCATGTGGCAGGAGGTGCCCGAGAGGCATGACCCGAAGTTATGAGAACACAACGGACTCAAGTGCCTCCCCCAGCCTTGAAGGAGAGCAAGTGTGGGGCGGACCTGCCGAGGACCTGCACTGGGGCAAATCCATCCTTGCACGTGTGCACGCCACGAGTGGGCGTGACTAATGTGCTGGGGAGGCGCAgtggtgttgggggtgggaggaagggagaaagccaGGTGAGGGCTGGTCCCATGGCCAGGCAGAGTCTGCAGAATGGGAGCCTCCAGCTCCAACAGCTTTAGGGCCTGTGGgcccaaagcagtttctaagcCCCTCTAGGCTCCTCACTCATTCAGCTCCAGGTGCCAGGGGCTCACCACCTCCTGAGGCAGCCCAGCCTCCTTTCTCTtctgccaggctggagagaaggggCAGACGATGAGGGTGATAGGGGTGAGGGAGAGGGCGCCTCAGCGGAGGGAGCATGGTCCTGGTCCCGGGGCTCCTCTGTGCGGTCGGTACCTGCAGATCCATTTAAAAAACCCTTTCTGCCAGATGCTGTAGGGCACCCGTGCACCAGCAGTGCCTGACCTGGGAGGGAGCCTGAGATGGCCCACCTCAAGGCCCAACTCTGGGACTACTGTCCCTTCCGCCGTAGATGGCCCACCCAGAGTACAGCCTCATCCCCAGGCTCCCCTGTAGGAGAGCAAGGTGAGGCAGGGGCATGCCGCCCAGGTGCTGCTAGTTCTGCCTCTTaccagcccctcctccccacccatccTACACAGTCATCAACCCTCACCTCTGCTCCGTGGTCAGGCCTCAGGCCCCCAGCCCTCTGCATCTTCGTCTTTTCTGCAGTCCCTCAGAGGCACCCTCTCCCTTGTGGGCAGCCCTGCCGCTCCGCATTTCAGCCCCTCCCTCCTGCACCTGCTGGCACTTCACATCCTCTACTGACATCCCTTCCCCGCCTGAGAGACTGACTTGAATTTGTCCTTCCAGACCCAGTTCGACCACCCTCCGGCACCTCCATGACCCAGACGCTGTGCAGGTTAGGTGCCCTGTTGCCGCACAGCCCACACAGTTCTCTTGTCATTGATACCACTCTGTCATTTGTCTGCTCCCTCTGGCCACAACCTCCCTGAGAGCAGAGAGCAGAATAGAAGGCAGGGTCTTTATTCTGGCTATGAAAACATATCCCAAGCACAACCCCGAGGCAAGCGAGGcaaaaaatgctatttaaaacaGAAGCTGGCTGCACATTGAGAGTGCGGCACAATCTGAGAGAAGATGGCTCATACGTTTAGAAAATAACTTGGGAGAGGTCTTAGTAGGAGATGCAGTGAGCCGTGCATGCAATGTACACACACGCTCTCCCCACACCCAGGCCAGACCGTGGGCATGATGTAAAGGGGacggaaaaaggaaatagtgCCCACTGCTCCCCTCCCAGGCAGGGCAAGTGGGAAAGTGAAGAGATGGATATTAGGCTTTGCGACACAGGACAGCAGGCTGAGGCCCAACGGGAGGTGGGCAGTCATTGCTTGAGGAAGGGGTGCCCAAAGATGACATTTAAACACCTCCACCTTTTTTACTGTTCTTCTCAAATATGCGGCGAAGTCTGTTTGATGGCACATCCCTGTCCTGGGGGTGCCCTGGGGTGGGGGACTCAGAATGGAAGCGCAGAATTGAGAGAGGGCATTAAGAACGAGCAGGGCCAAGAGGTGGGATGGGGTGCAGTTTAATTGATTTGGATATATGGGGACAGGCAGCCCAGGGAGCTGGAGTCTTGGGAACTTGCAGGTCCCATGTGGAGGgttattaatacattattaatcAAAGTATTACTATCTGATAGCCAGTTCTACAACTCGACCCTCCTTGTCCAGTCCAGGAACTGGCAGGAAACACGCACTGGTGTTttcagtgtttgttgaatgaataaatgacctaGGGAACTTTATCTCAGCCTCCAAACCCTTTGGAACACAATGTGTCAGGGAAGAATAGAATTATCCATCCTGCAAAGCCACTTGGAGCCAGCAGTCTCTGCTCCATCAGCAGGTGCAGGGGCGGGGAAGAAATGGTCCCTCCCGCTCTGCACGGCCCAGGCCCTGCCTGGAGTCTAGGGTCAGGGGCTGACCTGCACCAGGGACAGAGTGGACCAGCAGCCTGGACAAGACTGGGAAGCCAGCTATAATAGATGCTCTAGGACACTGAGGACCCCTGCAGTGCAGTGTGCTGCCTCAACGTCCAGGTCTTTCATTGTCGTTTTTCCCTACTCTGCACATGATTTGTTCAGACCTCTGGCACTTAAGACTGTTGCTAGTAAGTATACAGAAATCACAATGAGCAAACAATCAATAGCAAACTTTGAGAATCAGTAGGGAGCCCATCATGTCCTTGAGGAAGGAAATGATCCAGTTGGAGCCTTAAGGAACAAGGAGTGCTTGGGCAGGAGGAAGACCGAGAGCCCCAGGAGAAGGAAGGCGAGATACTGAATGCCTGCACAGGGGTTTGGGGAAGGAGGGCAGAGATGGACTCTGTCTTCTGCGACAGGAGGGACCAGCATCAATTCTGCTGTTCTGTACCAAGCCAGAGCATTGCCCAGAACCAGGCTCCCACCCCTAGTAAGTGACACGGCAGGACATCGCCAGGCCAAGAGACTCAACCACCACCACAGCAGCTGTTGCCCGAAATGAGAAGTACCGTTTATTGCTGTTACACAAATGGACCCAGCCTCTGGCTTGGGCACCGTTCCACGTACCAGCAGACGAACATGATCAGCTGGCCCCTTTCCCCACCCCCGAGTCATGTGCAGTCATACACTCCAGGCAGAAAGTCGCAGTATCGAATACCGGGCACAAGTTCCCTTGGCTTGGCGGTGCATCTCTGATCCACAGACTGGCCCACCTTTCAGAGTGGCCAACAGAGCCACTGAAATGTTGTCAAATAAGCAAGTGCAGGAGCCCTGGGCTGGGGGCCTCTGGCCTCTGCAACCAGGTGGGAGGAGGATGTCCTAGATGTCTGCGGGGCAGGCCTCGGCTCCACACGTCCGCCAGGACCACAGCCTCAGGTCAAGCTGTGCTGGGGCCATCCACCTTCCTTTGCCATTTAGAAGATGGGGCTTGGAACTTGGCAACACAGAAATTGACATCAGCCTTATAAAACCTTGGCTGAACCTACCAACCTCCAGAAGAATTTCagccaaaacaaaaaagtaaatacacaGAGGGACCCTGGAACCAGAATCCCTCCCCATGGGAAAGACAAAGGCACAGAGATTTGAGCCAAGTTTCCCAACATGTTGGTATTTGCAGAAAAGTCCGGTCACGTCACACACAGCACAGAGGCAAGAAGCGAAGGCAGTGGCATTCACAGGACTACTTTATATTAAAGTTTATTACATTTGGAAAATCTACTGTACAGGGAAAAACCCATTGGATTAAGTACAGTTTTGCCAAAAGCAAAAGACTATCACTCTTTGGAAAATATTCCTGATTccagcccagggcccagggcGGGGCCACAGGAGCTAACGGAGAACCTGGCCTTGGATGGAGGCACTCAGAGCCAGCTCTGCCCAAGACGCCCCTTGTCAATTTCCAGGAGGAAGACGCCCCTTGTCAATTTCCAGGAGGATGCCGCCCCTTATCAATTTCCAGGAGGAAGCAGCTTCCGGAGACTGCGCCACAGGCGGGACAGGCCTGGTCTGCAGGAGGATCTGCAGGCCCCTGCCGCCCTCTCTACAGTCCTCTCTCAGTCTGAAGGCTGAGCCGCCAGCATTCACTTCTCACATGGGCTTCTCCAATGTGGCAGTGGCCCAGGCCTCAGCAAAGCCCTGAGCTCATGGACACAGGCACAACTGCTTGAAAGGGGCGGCGGCCCCACGGCAGCCTGGACTGGCCAGCCCGCCAACAGACCACCAGAAACGGGGCCACCAGACAGATAGTCCATACCCTGTTGCACACATGAGCGACAAACTCAGAGACAACACACAAACTAAGCCTACATTTTGGCTTCCAGATTTGGTTctcctagtttaaaaaaaaaaaaaaaaaaaaagtcttaaccCTGATGCTGTCTCCTGACCATAGATTAGGGAAGCAAGATGGGGAATACCGAATCAACTTACTTAACTTACCTCAGAAGTAACAAGGTCTACTGGGCTATGAACAAAGAACTAGAGGAAACATGTGCAAAAACAAGTCGATATCTAGATCAGACCTCCCCACGAAACAAAGTGGACCCCTGTCCCCTGCCACTCAGCGGCCACGCCCCCAAGATGCTTGGTCCTACCAGTAAGTGCTATAGATGTGTGAGCCCCAAGCCCCACCCGCAGAATCTTCCAGCCACATGAGGCCACTTAGGTCCAAAGCAGTCAGATCCCCCCTCCCCTCCAGAGCTGGGCCTGGGGAGAGGCTGCTTCAGTTTGGAGAAACTAAGTCAGAATGGTGCGATGCCAGGTGCTGGCTGTGGTGGAAGGTCCTATTTGAGAAAACCCTGGTGCCCCAAGTCTCCAGGCAGAAGTCAGAGAAGCAGAGTGGAGCTCCCAGCACGCCCCAGGACTCCGTGGGCAGGAGCGGCCAGAGGGGCTGGAGTGCTGGGGAGGTGGCCTGGTGGCAGGGGAGGCCAGAGCCTGCAGTTCTTCAAGGAAGAGGCAAGTGGGGGCCTAGTGAGTGGCAGGGTGGAGGGGGCGCATGGCTCCCGCGTCAGGCGTAGAATTCCTCCTGTTTGGTGGGCTTCTGGTAGGCCCCTCCGTTGGCTTGTTTCGGCTCCTCCAAGGAGTAGCTGCCTTCGTCCTTCTTCTTCATGCGGTACAGCATGAAACCCACCAGGCACACAGCAAAGATGAGCCCCACGAGGCCTCCAGCAATGATCCCTAGGGCAGGTAGACGGGGCCAGCTCAGTTCAGCGGCTCCCTGGGCTCCACTGCAGACCCTCCCCCAAGTGGTGGCCTTGGCTGTGGTCAGCCCCACCCCGACCCCACAGCAGCAGTTCACCCCGAACTACCCCCCTGAGAGGAAACTCACCTCCCAGCACCTCCTTCCTGTCCAGGAGACCCTGCGAGGCCCCTGTGGTCCCCGGATCCACTGGGGACTGGTTCCGGTGGTCAGGCTCCACAGCCACTATAGCTGTGTTCTCCCCAGAGGTTTCAAATGTGAAGTCCTATGGGAGGGCAGGGGCAGATTGGGTTGGCTAGGTCACcgccagcagcagcaaccagcTCCAGAAGCAGCTCCTGCCTCCCTGATCTTTGCCACCACCCACTCAGATGCACCCAAACCAGGATCGCACGGGGCCCGAAAGCCAGGCCTTCTTGCCACATCCACTCTGGACCCTGGCTGGCCCATGGCATGGATATCACAAAAAGTGATACAAAGCATACATTTCTGTATGGAAACAAGCAGGCTTATTTTAGTATAAAGTGTAAAAATCCCACGAAGCTGCAAGATAAAAAATAGGAGGACTTGGTATAACGTTCACTCTTACAGCAGGGGCTGCAAGTTTGGATTGGAAGTTTGGGGAGCCCTCTCTTGGGTGATCTTTAAGGGCACTTTTGCTCTGATCTCATAATTAGTCCGTCCTGCTCTGGGTGAGGCCCTGGGGGTAGGGGAAGGTGGGTCCCTGTGCCCTGTCCTCCTGGTGAGGAATATGAGACACCCGCAGGGCACAGGTGGGGCGTGCCAGGTGCCAGGCATCAGGGCTAACCCACCCAATGTCCCAAGGAATGCAGAGGCCACTCACCTGCTCCCCAGAGCCCTCTGCTGCTGGGAGCTGACTGGAGGCTCCATCCTCAGCAGCCCTCTCGGTGGCAGAAGGACCTCCATCCTCTGTGCGGGGAGTGTGAAGGTCAGCTTGGCCGGGTCCTGCAGGGGCTGAGGTctcatggtggccaggctgcaTGTCcctgtgggggtgggaggtggcgggctcctgggCCGTGGTGGCTCTGGCCGTTGGGGCCTGATGAGTGGTTGGGAGCTGTGTGGTCTCCGTGGGTTGGGGGGTGGCCTCCTGCTCTCTGGCAGTGAGgccaggctccacttctaacAGGACTACAGCCTCTCCCTCCTTGGGCCCCTCTCCAGCCGGCagggtggaggtggaggcagcTGTAGCCTCCAGGCCAGTGGGTTCCGGAGACGTGGGAGTAGCCGTCAGGAGCCATGTGTCCTTCCAAGTGGAGGGGGTCTGCTGTGACAAGGTGATATCTTGCAAAGCACCTGCAGGACCAGAAGCAGAGTGTgttgtggggggcggggggaggacCAGAAGCAGAGTAtgttgggggggtgggggagaggacCAGAAGCAGAGTGTGTTGGGGGGGCACGGGGGAGGACCAGAAGCAGAGTGTGTTGGGGGAGCGGGGGGGAGAGGACCAGAAGCAGAGTGTGTTGGGGGGGCGCAGGGGAGGACCTGAAGCAGAGTGTattggggagggtggggagggaggatcaGAAGCAGAGTGTGCTGGGTTGAGGGGGGAGGACCTGAAGCAGTGTGCTGGGTGGGTCAGGGGAGGCCACAGAGCATCTGGGCCGGCCAAGCTCAGGCTGAGGGAGGCTAGTACCTAGGCAAGGCAGCTGAGGCTAAGCTCCTTGGAAAATGGACAAGGAGAGCTGTCCCTTCTCATTGTGTGTGTCCAGGGGCAGCCTGGTCTCTGGAGCCATGAGACAGGTGCCTAGGCCACCTTGGAAAGCTTTCCTGTAACCACAGGTGTGGGGTGGGCATCCCTTAGGGGCATAACTACTTCAGTTATCCTACCTATCCCAGGGTACACACCTCTCCGGCCCCACCCTCCCTGAAGGCCCCCACTTCCAACAACAGATACTTCCAACTACAGATACCCTACCTTGCAGCTCTCAGGCCTCTGCTGGGTCACTTCCCCAGGGATGACCTCAGCCTCCTTCCTTAGCTCTCACTGCTCTTCTGAGGTCCACTCAAGAGccacctcctctgagaagcctccCTGACCACCTCCAGCTCAGGGACTTCTCTCCCCCAGGGAAAGGGAAACTAGGGAAGGGAGCTTGGATGGAAGAGCTACACCCCAGCAGGCTCTGTGCTGCCTTACAACTCCACAAGCTTATCAaggtattattcccattttacagatgagaaaacagaggctcaggggTCAAATAACCTTCTGAAGGGGGTTCCAGAGGTTTCCTAGTGAGTAAAGAAAGTATTCCCAGTGAATATGAGCCTATATGCAGCAGGCAGCCCTGCGGCCTTCTGGAGCTCACAGCCTTCACCTCACCTCTAAGCATGAGCTCTCCTTAACCAGGCAGCTCACGGACCCCATTCCTCTGCTCAGCATTGCCCTTTGGAGGCAGCTGGGTGGAGATGGGGCGGGCAGGGTGCACTCAGTACATGCTCAATAAACACAGGAGACTGTCTGACCACTGCCCCCAGGCATGACCTGTTGCCATCTTGGGTGGGGGGCCCCCATGACAACCTCACCTGCACCTGAGCCGGAGAAGTTGTCAGAGTCATCCCCAGAGCCATCTTGATCTTCAGGGGGCAAATTAGTAGCCACAATTTGCTGGAAAAGGATCAGAATATGGTATGAGTAGAGGCTTGGCCGGGGCTCTGCTGCTCCTGGGTCCTCTCCTAGACATCTGAGTGGACTCGCCCTACCCTGTGCTGCACAGGTACACAGGGAGACGCCTCTCATGTGGCTCCAGGCCCCCTCAGCTCTGGGCAGCACTTTGGTTCCCATGCCCCAACCCCTGATGCTACAACACAGCCTGGTGCCGGGCACAGGGCACAGGGGCACAAGAGAGTGGGCAGGGCCCTCACCCTGAGCAGCTCAGTCTGGTGAGGGAGCTCCAGACCTCTCAGAAGGGCAGACAGGGAGTTGCTATTGGGAACATAGGCTGTGGCCCCCATGGGACCCCATCAGCCCACCCTACCCTACTCTTGGGGTCATCAGCCAGGGAACTTTGGGGCCGAAGATTGCTGACCCAGCCCCACTGAGGGGCTTTTGAAAACCCCCAAGAACAATCTCAGGACAACCTGGATGCAGAGGCAGCCTCCAGGCATGCTGGCCCCCAGGTGTGGACACCGAGGGCGGCACAAGGGGCAGGGGCACCGCTGGGCATAGGGAACTGTCTGTTCTGAGGCAGGTCTGCCCACGCAGGGCAACCCCAGGCCTGGCCCCGACACACCTTCCCACACTCGGCCCAGTTCCCATCAACAGTAAAGACTGGGTTCAGGCTCTCTGGTCAGAGTATCGTCCTCCTTGGGGAAGGAAGGACAGGGTGCCCATCGGGCTGGGGACATAGAAGGCTAATCTGGAAGGGGCCCTGCATGGAGAAGGCTCCAGGAAGTGGGCTGTGGACCTGGGACGGGCCCTGCTGGCAAACAGCAGCCCCAGGAATGCTGCCCGCCTGCCCAGCTCCAAAAGACAAAGGGGCCAGAGGGCAAACATATACACATCTCTCCAGTTCCTGAGGCCGGGGCTGACCGGCAGGaccgggggcgggggcggggaggcAGGATCACACCACACACAGCAGGCCTGTGCAGAACCCTGGTCGGCAGCGAGGGCAGAAAGTCAGGACTGCCTTTGCCCTTCACACTAGCCCCAGGACCTCAGGTAAAGAACGGAGAACCCAGCAGCCAGGCGGCAAGAAGTGTGGCTTTGAAAGCCCTATTCAGCTTGAAGGTTCAGACCCAAGGACCCCACTCACTACACAGTCTATCTTGAGAGGGCCCCAATGTCTGGGACCagaacaaagaatgaaaaaatatgcaGAACAGCACAGTCCAGTGCACTAGCTTTAGGAACTCCGGACCCTGCTGCTCACGAGATGCGTGGTCCTGGGATATCATTAAACCGCTTATAGCTTTCgtctctccatctgtaaaatggggaaataataACATCTACATTCCAGGACTACTGCCAAAATTCAATGAAGCTATGCCTAACACAGCCTGGCACGCAGTAGGCACCCACAAACAGTGGCCATTGTCTAACTAGGGGAGCCTCAAATGCCAGCAGGCCTGTCTAGAAAGAGGGTAAAAGGGAGGCAGATAAAGTTTCATGAGAAGAGGGGGACAGGAAGAAGTCAGTTCACCAGAAGCCTCTGCACTGACTTGTCACCCACCTGAGGCTGGGCTCCAAAGGGAAAGGGCCTCCTCAGCCCAAGAGGCCTTGTCAGGCCTTGGCCATAGGCCCATGGGTCTCACTCCTGGGTACTGCAAAGCAGAGAGGGACAGACACCTCCTGACTCCTGAGGCAGCCCCAGGGCAGAGCCGGACCAGGTGGAGGCTCTACATCCAGGGGCCTGGGTTAGAGGAAAGCATCAGACACGTGTAGAAACCACAAGGTCAGAAATAACACTGAACTTCCTTTGAAaggacaaaagcaaaactgtacCTTCCTTCCCCCAAGAGAAAGGTTTTGACCCTATAAGGGCCATCCATAGCCCATCTACAGTAAACAGTTACATTCCACCAAGGCTCACCTACAGTGAACAGTCACTGTCCACCATGGCCCATCTACAATCAACAGCCAttggctggcgcagtggctcatgcctgtaatcccagcactgtgggaggatcacttgagctcaggagttcgagaccagcctggccaacacggtgaaacccccatctctactaaaaacacaaaaattagccaggcatggttgcgcacgcctatagtcccagctacttgggaggctgaggcaggagaatccctggaatccgggaggcagaggttgcagtgagccaagattgcaccactgcactccagcctgggtgacacagcaagactccgtctcaagcaATCAATAAAAACCAACAGTCATAGTTCATGCTCCCCCCGCCTCCACACAAGGCCACATCTGATCTCTACCATCTCTATGTGGTGCTTCAAACACCTGTGCTGCCTCCACAGAGCTCTGAAGCTGCCCTGGCCTCCCTCAAGCCTGTCCCCTTCACCAACAAAGAATACTGCCCACCGGGGGGGGAGCACAGAGTAGGCACCCCCACCCATACTCACTGAAATCATGGCTTCACTCTCACCCAAGGACTCTGCCCTGCCCTCTCCTGCTGCACTGCCTCCCTGAAGAGAAAGCTCGAGATGGGGCAAGGACAGAGCAAGGCATTGACACTTCGACCCCACAAGCCTCCACTGCATTGTAGAGTGCCGAACCTTTCAGCAGAAGCCAGAGCCATTAGATCCATGCTCCACTCCACAGATGAGGCCACCAAAGCCCACACGGAAgacacacacactggggcccatgTATAGCCTGGGAGGCACCGCCCAGTGAGACCCAGGAACGCCAGGGAGGCCCCAGCAGGTTAGCAGTTTCCCAAGAGCAGGGCTTTCCTCCTGACTAGATAGGCATTTCAGTCTGCCCGGTCCCTAAAACAATTTGTTCCCTCAGCTCTGCTGGCTTATCCCTCTGCAATCTTGTTTACACAACAAGCTCTTAAGCAAATGTTTTCTCCACTGAAACCAGCTCCCTGCCCTCGGgggcctctcccctccctgggccTAAGGGGATGGGCTAGAGAGACCTCCCAAATCTCCTCCAGCTTGAACCTTCTGTGACAGCCCCTCAAATGAGGAGAAGGTGAGAATTCAGCCTCCTGGGGAGGAAATTAGCAGAAACTGCTGAGTTTGAACTTGGATTACCAAGGTGCCGGCCGACTCCCAGAAAGGAGTTTCCGGTGAGACTTCCGATTTCCTTTAGCAGGCCTGCTGTGCTGACGGCCTGCAGCACGCTGCCTCTAGGCCTCCTGGGCAGCCCTCCTCAGCATCATCTCCAACCTGGGTGCTTCCGAGGCTGCTTGGCCACTGTTCAAGTTTGCTCAGGAACAGGTCGCCTCAGCTTGGAGCCCACCTCATGCCCTGCCCAGGAAGGCAACAGGCCAACCAGCCTTTAACCTCTCTAAGTCCTAGGAAAACCAACTGTTCACAGAACGAATCAACAACTTTGTGCTAGGTAAGATCTAGGCTTCCACTCATTCTGTTTGTTCAAAGCAAGGGATGccttgccccctccccacccacagtGCAGACACTAGAAGCTCACTGAAAAGAAAGCCCAAGGTTTGGCTCGCCTGGGGGCTGGGGGATCAAGAGGCAACTGCCAGGAGTCTGGGGACAGGGAGTTAGGGAGTCATGGTCAGGTCAGCCCACCTCCGTCTCAGCCATGCTGGTCTCCTGGCCATACCCTGGGGACCCTGGAGAGAATCCTGGGGTCAGGGCTCTGACCCAGCAAGAAAGAAGGTATGAAGGAGTGTGGTCTTCTCTAAGGCTGGAAACACTTTCCACCCATTCCTCTTTCACCCCTACAACTCCCCTGCAGATGAGGCAGCAGGGCTGAGAAGGATCTCTCTCCCTAGCAGATAAGGACTAGAGCCTCTAAAAGgcaagggacttgcccaaggctgCCCAGACACTACAACTTCCTGTGCAGCAGCACTGCTCTCCTCACCTGccatccccttctctctccccagccccaccaGCTGAGCCCATCAGTTTTAAGGAAAACCTGTCTAAGGCTCCTCaatgggacagagtttcactgagTTGGAATTGCTGAGCCTGCCCCAGCAGTGAAGCTACCCAGGGACCAGCCCACATTTGAGAGGTGGAGAGGAAATGGCATGGACCGGAAGGGGACCTGTGCCATGAGGGATGGGGAGTCATCATCACCCACTGCCAGCCACTACAGAGCACATCTGAAGTCTGTGGGCAGAGAGCTGGTGGAGAAGCTTCCAGAAGGCAGCCTCAAGCCAACTGCCAGCTTTCGCTCCCATACCAGAGGTAAAGAGGGCCACTCTCCTCGGCAACCTCTGTCTCAGCAGAGCCCCCTGCCCTGGCCAGCCCTGGGGCCAAGGGGCAGCTGTGCTGCAGCTCCTCTACAAGACAGCTCAAAAGTGCCTTGGCTGCCTCAGAAGCCAGGATGTCCAGTGGGCATCTCAGACAGGTTCGAGGGAGGGCGGCGGGCCCAGTCGCTAACCTGAGAGGTTGCCCATCTAACCCTACCCCATCAGCCTGAGGCCATCAGGTCAGAAGGCCTTTGGTTTCCAGCCCGCACCCTGAATCACTGACATTGGTCACCTGCTGCTTGAAGTGAGTGATGGGTAAAACACAAACCCCTTAAAAATCATTACtgacagccaggcgcagtggctcacgcctgtaatcccagggcttcgggaggctgagataggcggatcacctgaggtcaggaattcaaaaccagcctgaccaacatggtgaaaccccgtctctactaaaaatataaaattagctggcgtggtggtgtgcgcctatactcccagctacttgggaggctgaggcaggagaatcacttgaacccaggaggtggaggttgcagtgagccaagattacgccagaAGCtttggaagaaaagagggaagaaatacTCTGGTCCTGGCCCGGCAGAGCTCCCAGCTCCCCAGAACGTATGGCCAGGCATCCGGCTCCAGGGGGGTTTAAAAAGGGGGAGCTTcagaggctggagtacagagggcTGCCCTAAGGGGACTACTAGGGCCAGGCCTTGAAGCCCGCAATCCAACCCAGGAGAGGATAAGACAATGCTCACCCCAGGCACTAACTTGGGCAGCGCAGGGGGCCTCTGATTCGCAGTCATCCGTGGTAGAGCAGGAAAGGGAAGCTGATCTGTCAGCTG includes the following:
- the SDC1 gene encoding syndecan-1, with protein sequence MRRAALWLWLCALALSLQPAMPQIVATNLPPEDQDGSGDDSDNFSGSGAGALQDITLSQQTPSTWKDTWLLTATPTSPEPTGLEATAASTSTLPAGEGPKEGEAVVLLEVEPGLTAREQEATPQPTETTQLPTTHQAPTARATTAQEPATSHPHRDMQPGHHETSAPAGPGQADLHTPRTEDGGPSATERAAEDGASSQLPAAEGSGEQDFTFETSGENTAIVAVEPDHRNQSPVDPGTTGASQGLLDRKEVLGGIIAGGLVGLIFAVCLVGFMLYRMKKKDEGSYSLEEPKQANGGAYQKPTKQEEFYA